The sequence GCATGCATTTGGTGAGTCCGGTGCATGTTACATAAATATAGTTAAGCCCATAAATGATGCATTAATAGCGGGAAAGTTTAATAAGGATCTGAGGGTTGGGGGTTGCTTTTCAGATGTCAAGATAGCCATATCTGCGATACAAGAAAAACTCACTCAAAACCAGGTCCTTATAGAGAGACATAGCCGGGTTGCCCAACAAAGACTGGGTCTTGCGCGCGTTACGAACAAAACCTTTGGTCATTTTGATACCTTGCAAGCATTGGATTCTGCCACGAAAGCTGGTGCTCTTGTCACACTTTGTAACATGGCGGTTCTTGTAAAGGATCTTGTTTCGTCGTAAAACTTATAGTTGAGAAAGACTAATTACGGTACAACAAACGTGCAAACAGTTTCAAATCAACATCAATTTCACCCAGCAGCCTTTCCGTGGCCTGCAAGGGATTATGAAAACGAGGCGATAGCCCCACTGCAAGCGACACTTAAAAAAAGTGTAAGCTGCATTGGTGTTGGTGTTCATTCTGGCAAATCGTCAACATTGACACTGCGTCCAGCCACTGTTGGAACAGGGTATGTGTTTTTGCGGGGCGACTTACCCCAGGGGCAAAACACAATTCCTGCCCGTTTTGATGCTGTGAGCGACACGCGGATGTGCACAACGCTATCCAACAAGCAGGGTGCTTCCATTTCAACGGTTGAACATGTGGTTGCGGCGCTGGCGGGCGCGGGCATTACGAATGCCATCATCGAAGTCAACGGACCAGAAGTTCCCATCATGGACGGCAGTTCTTTTGTTTTTTCACAAATGATTCGCTCGACAGGGACTTTTTCCCAGGGTGAATCTGCGCCCTCTATTAAGATAGTAAAGCCTGTTCGCGTTGGTTCCGAAAATGCTTTTGCGGAATTTGTCCCATCCGAAAATCGTTCCATCACAATGACGTTTGATGCCGGTGGGCGCTTGCCTGCATCGATGAAGCAAGATGAATTTACATTCGATTATGATGCCGATGATTTTTCATCCTTGTTATGCGACGCGCGGACTTTTGGATTTTACGAGGATGCTGCAAAACTATGGGCCGCCGGACTTGCCAAGGGCGCATCCCTTAATAATACCGTCGTGATTCAGGATGATGCTGTTATGAATGTGGATGGCCTTCGGTCTCATGATGAACTGATCCGCCACAAAGTCCTTGATGCTATCGGGGATTTAGCGTTGGCGGGCGTTGTGATTCATGGACATTTTAGGGGACATAATTCTGGGCATGCCCTTAATAATCAACTGCTGAGAGCGGTTTTTTCAACACAGGGTGCATGGACTGCGGATTCTTTACCACAACAAATGTTTCTTTGATTTATCTGCTCTTTGGTATAACCTGACGTTAAGAAATTCTTAAGGTCAGAAAGTATAAAGAGTATGTTCAACATTTGTTTAAAAGATGGCAGTGAACGCCGATATGGCGCCCCCGTAACGGGCGATGAAATTGCCCACTCTATTTCCCCGCGATTGGCAAAAGAAGCCGTTGCAGTGCGTGTAAACAGTGAATTGTGGGATTTAACGCGTGTTGTTCCCAATGGCGCCACAATCGAAATCATTACCCGTAAGGATCCAGAAGCCCTGGATATTATCCGGCATGATACGGCCCACATCACCGCAGAGGCTGTCAAGGAACTTTATCCAGAAACACAGATTACCATTGGACCCTCGATTGAAAACGGGTTCTATTACGATTTTCACCGTGAAACACCCTTTACGCCAGATGATCTTGTTAAGATCGAGGCGCGCATGCGGGAAATCATCAACCGTGACGAGAAATTTATTCGCAGCGTTTGGGAGCGTGCAGACGCGATCCAATTTTTCCGCGATCAGGGCGAATTTTTCAAGGCCGAGCTGATCGAAAGCATTCCTGGGAATGAACCCATTACGCTTTACAAGCAGGGGGACTTTGTTGATCTGTGTCGTGGGCCCCATATGCCATCGACCGGTCGTGTTGGAACCGCATTCAAATTGATGAAGCTGGCGGGCGCCTATTGGCGGGGCGACCATCGGAACCCCATGTTGCAACGAATTTACGGAACTGCCTGGGCCACCGAACAACAGTTGAAAGATCATCTTTTCCAACTAGAAGAAGCCGAAAAACGCGATCATCGTCGTTTGGGTACCGAATTAAGTCTGTTTCATTTTCAGGAAGAAGCCCCCGGTAGCGTTTTCTGGCACCCAAAGGGGTGGAGCATTTATCGCACGCTCGAGGCATTTATGCGCAAACGGCTCGATAAGGTTGGATACGTAGAGGTTAAAACTCCACAAATGCTGGACCGCAGCCTGTGGGAGGCATCGGGTCACTGGGAAAAATTCCGCGAACACATGTTTACGGTTGATTCAGAATCAAAAGTGTTGGCTGTAAAACCGATGAATTGCCCGTGCCATGTTCAGATTTTCAAACAGGGTCTGAAAAGCTATCGCGATCTACCGTTGCGAATGGCGGAATTTGGATCGTGCCATCGAAATGAACCATCGGGGTCGTTGCATGGATTGATGCGCGTTCGGGCGTTTACCCAGGATGATGCCCATATTTTTTGCACACCTGAACAAATTGTTTCTGAAACGAAGATTTTTTGTGATCTGTTGATGGAGATCTACAAAGCCCTTGGGTTCACCGATGTTCGGGTGAAATTTTCCGATCGCCCAGAAAAACGGGCAGGGGATGATTCTGTTTGGGATCTGGCTGAACAATCCCTGATAACGGCGGCAACGGCGGCGGGTCTTGATTATACCCTAAATCCGGGGGAGGGGGCTTTTTATGGCCCCAAACTTGAGTTTGTGCTCAAGGATGCGCTGGGGCGCGATTGGCAGTGCGGAACGTTGCAGGTGGATTTTGTATTGCCGGAACGTTTGGATGCGTCATACATTGGCGAGGATGGCAAAAAGCACCGACCTGTCATGTTGCATCGGGCGATTTTGGGCACGTTCGAGCGGTTCATTGGGGTGTTGATCGAAAATTGCGCCGGGAAATTCCCTGTGTGGTTGGCACCGGTTCAGGCAGTCGTTGCGACGATCACCAGCGATGGAGAGGAGTATGCGACTGCTCTTTATCAGCATTTATTGGATCTTGGGATTCGAGTTACATTGGATACCCGTAACGAGAAAATCAATTACAAGGTGCGTGAACATTCCTTGCAAAAAGTACCATACTTATTGGTAGTAGGGAAAAGAGAAGCCGAGGAAAACACCGTCGCTGTGCGGCGTTTGGGCGGGGAGGCACAGCAAGTTGTCAGTCGTCAGGAAATCATTGATACGTTGATCCTGGAGGCCTGCATTCCCTAGGGGCTTTGTTGGGGATTTTACGTCGAACTGGGGTTAATACCATTTTCACTAAGAGGTAGTTCAACAAATTTGCACTTATACCGTAAATATTAATTCATGCTATTTACTATTTTAATTTAATCTCAACGAACACTCCCGTCATCCCGTGGCTTGACCACGGGAACCATGTATTCCATTGTGGATCCCGCGATCAAGTCGCGGGAGGAGTATTACCTACCCTTGTTTTGATGGTTAAATGTTTCATACAAAGCGATTGCCGCTGCATTGGATACATTTAATGTTGAAAAGTCGGGCACCGTGGCCAAGCGAACATGAAAATCGCATAAATCCTTGGTTAGGCGTCGCATTCCTTCGCCCTCGCCACCCATTAGTAAAGCGATCCTTCCATTCAGATCAATTTGATCCAACGTTTTTTCTCCGGCTTCGGAAAATCCTACAAACCAAAATCCAAATGCCTTTAATTCCTTAATGGATTGGGCCAGGTTGTTGACCACGCACCGTGGTACAAGTTCCAGCGCGCCACAGGCTGATTTTGCCAATGCACCCGATTCTTTTGGGGCATGTCGATCCGTCATAACCAACGCGCGTGCCCCAAACACGGCGGACGTGCGTAAAATTGCCCCCACATTGTGCGGGTCATTCACCTGATCCAGGACAACGATCCGTTCGTTTGGGGACAGGGCATCCTCTAGAAATTCAATCGGATGGGGTTCCAGCGGGTGAACATCCAGGACGATCCCCTGATGGACAGCTCCGGCTGGCAAAAGCCTTTCAAGATGATGACGGTCCATGATTTCCACCTTTGCTTGACCGACGGGTGGCAGCTTGTCCAGTGTGGCTTCCTGCGACAGCAATACACGCTGGATCTTTCTCATTGGGTTTGATAAAGCCATACGACAAGGGTGATAACCATATAAATACATTGAAACGTCTACTCCGATGGATGTTGTATGCGATGATATAATTTTTTATAAGCGCTTATCATCTTGTCGCTTGAAAACAGGTCAAGATATCTTGTGTGGGCATTTTCACCCATTTCTTTGGCCCTTTTTGGGTTTGCCAATAAGTCCATCAGGGCCTGTTTTAGTCCCTCTGGTTGATTGGGCTCTATTACAAAACCAGTTGTTTGATTGTGATTAATATAGCTTGTTCCTGTTCCAATTTCACATGATATTAACGGCTTTTTGTACATCGCCGCCTCTAGCAGTGAAATGCCAAATGCCTCCGATCGCAAATGTGATGGAAATACGAATCCATAACAGGCTGTCAGCAGGTCAGCTTTTTGCTGATCTGATATCGCCCCAAGGAAGTGAACGTTGGTTAATCCTGCCGCCTGTTTTTTAAGATCATGCTCGATCGGCCCGGTCCCAGCAATAACGATTTGAATGGATGTATCGCGTACAGCCTCGATCAGGGTATGCAACCCCTTATAGTATCGAAGCACGCCAACGAAGGCAAAAAATCGATCCCCAAAACGCTTTTGAAGGGATGATATTCCATCCGGTGTGGCGGCTGGATAATCCTTTTTATCAATGCCAATGGGGATAATTGATGTTTTGTTTTTGAATTGTTTTAGGATGGGACTTGTTTCCATATAGGCGGGAGACGTCGCCACAATGCAATTAACGCTTTTCAAAAACCGATACATCAATGGCTTGTAAATCGGATAAAATAGTTTTTGTTTTACAATATCAGAATGATAGGTCACGACTGTTGGGGGATTGGTGCGCGCTGCAAAATGTAGCATATCGGCAAAGGGATAGGGGAAATGATAATGAATGATGTCAAACTGTTT is a genomic window of Alphaproteobacteria bacterium containing:
- the lpxC gene encoding UDP-3-O-acyl-N-acetylglucosamine deacetylase yields the protein MQTVSNQHQFHPAAFPWPARDYENEAIAPLQATLKKSVSCIGVGVHSGKSSTLTLRPATVGTGYVFLRGDLPQGQNTIPARFDAVSDTRMCTTLSNKQGASISTVEHVVAALAGAGITNAIIEVNGPEVPIMDGSSFVFSQMIRSTGTFSQGESAPSIKIVKPVRVGSENAFAEFVPSENRSITMTFDAGGRLPASMKQDEFTFDYDADDFSSLLCDARTFGFYEDAAKLWAAGLAKGASLNNTVVIQDDAVMNVDGLRSHDELIRHKVLDAIGDLALAGVVIHGHFRGHNSGHALNNQLLRAVFSTQGAWTADSLPQQMFL
- the thrS gene encoding threonine--tRNA ligase produces the protein MFNICLKDGSERRYGAPVTGDEIAHSISPRLAKEAVAVRVNSELWDLTRVVPNGATIEIITRKDPEALDIIRHDTAHITAEAVKELYPETQITIGPSIENGFYYDFHRETPFTPDDLVKIEARMREIINRDEKFIRSVWERADAIQFFRDQGEFFKAELIESIPGNEPITLYKQGDFVDLCRGPHMPSTGRVGTAFKLMKLAGAYWRGDHRNPMLQRIYGTAWATEQQLKDHLFQLEEAEKRDHRRLGTELSLFHFQEEAPGSVFWHPKGWSIYRTLEAFMRKRLDKVGYVEVKTPQMLDRSLWEASGHWEKFREHMFTVDSESKVLAVKPMNCPCHVQIFKQGLKSYRDLPLRMAEFGSCHRNEPSGSLHGLMRVRAFTQDDAHIFCTPEQIVSETKIFCDLLMEIYKALGFTDVRVKFSDRPEKRAGDDSVWDLAEQSLITAATAAGLDYTLNPGEGAFYGPKLEFVLKDALGRDWQCGTLQVDFVLPERLDASYIGEDGKKHRPVMLHRAILGTFERFIGVLIENCAGKFPVWLAPVQAVVATITSDGEEYATALYQHLLDLGIRVTLDTRNEKINYKVREHSLQKVPYLLVVGKREAEENTVAVRRLGGEAQQVVSRQEIIDTLILEACIP
- the rlmB gene encoding 23S rRNA (guanosine(2251)-2'-O)-methyltransferase RlmB, with the protein product MYLYGYHPCRMALSNPMRKIQRVLLSQEATLDKLPPVGQAKVEIMDRHHLERLLPAGAVHQGIVLDVHPLEPHPIEFLEDALSPNERIVVLDQVNDPHNVGAILRTSAVFGARALVMTDRHAPKESGALAKSACGALELVPRCVVNNLAQSIKELKAFGFWFVGFSEAGEKTLDQIDLNGRIALLMGGEGEGMRRLTKDLCDFHVRLATVPDFSTLNVSNAAAIALYETFNHQNKGR
- a CDS encoding glycosyltransferase family 4 protein — encoded protein: MKILHVYKTYFPDTMGGVEQVISTLSKGLLKDGIVSEVFCLTPNKDTETIVVDGIRVHRCPSDCTIASTPLSLPAFKKFRDLSKQFDIIHYHFPYPFADMLHFAARTNPPTVVTYHSDIVKQKLFYPIYKPLMYRFLKSVNCIVATSPAYMETSPILKQFKNKTSIIPIGIDKKDYPAATPDGISSLQKRFGDRFFAFVGVLRYYKGLHTLIEAVRDTSIQIVIAGTGPIEHDLKKQAAGLTNVHFLGAISDQQKADLLTACYGFVFPSHLRSEAFGISLLEAAMYKKPLISCEIGTGTSYINHNQTTGFVIEPNQPEGLKQALMDLLANPKRAKEMGENAHTRYLDLFSSDKMISAYKKLYHRIQHPSE